Below is a genomic region from Listeria swaminathanii.
GCGAGAAATAGCTAAAACAAAGCCCTTTCCCCAACCACCTACATCATTACAAATATGTGCAATAATTTTATTTCCTTTAGCCATTGGATTTGTTGCGTCGCCTTTTAAATAAGTAATCTGTGTCATTTTTTCACCTCTGTCGATTATTTAAGCATTGTTAACTCATTAATTACTTTTTGTAATTTGCATAACAGATCATTAAAATTATCTGCCATACAAACCATAGTAGGTTCCTCCCAATTCAAATTCTTTATCACAAAAATTTTATATTGCTTCTCATAATAACCAACATCTAAAAGCAAATCATCTGGATATTGCACTTGTAATATATCCTCTTTCAAAAGGTCACTTTGATCAAGAAAAGCAATATGTCCATTTTTAAAATTTAATTTTGAGAACATTTAAATATAAGCCCCTCCTACTAAATTGGTGTTTACCATCTCTATTTATAACACAACTTTCAAGCATAATCTACCATTGAAATAAAGCATTAGCAACGAATCGTTAGCAATGTTGGTACTGTTGTCTCAAAAATTTTCTTGCGCCTAGAAAAAAACTGGAATAATTTTCGAAAACAAACGTGCTAATCTTATAACTGTTCCAACAAACAATGACTTAGGAGGTGCTTTTCTCGTGTTAACTGATGATGTTCCAAAAAAATCACATTTACCATTAATTAAGCATCATTCTAATTATTTATAGCTTCGTTTAAACGTATTTCCGCAAACAAAAATATTTTGGAGGTAATACACAATGACTAAACAAGCAAAGTCTTTAACCTTATTCGGATTTTTCGCCATCACGGCTTCCATGGTTATGACTGTTTATGAATATCCAACATTTGCCACTTCCGGCTTTCATCTAGTATTTTTCCTGCTTCTTGGTGGATTTTTATGGTTTTTGCCTGTTGCTTTATGTGCAGCAGAAATGGCGACGGTGGATGGTTGGCAAGAAGGCGGTATTTTTTCTTGGGTAGGAAACACACTCGGGGAACGCTTTGGTTTTGCCGCAATCTTCTTTCAGTGGTTTCAAATAACAGTTGGATTCGTTACAATGATTTACTTCATTCTCGGCGCGTTGTCCTATGTATTTGATTTCCCCGCGCTCGAATCTAATCCTTTTATTAAATTTATCGGCGTGTTAGTTATCTTTTGGGGGCTTACTTTCTCCCAATTAGGCGGTACGAAAAACACGGCTAAAATCGCTAAATTTGGTTTTATTATCGGTATTCTCATCCCAGCAATCATTTTATTTATTTTAGGTATTGCTTACGTTGCTGGTGGAAATCCACTTCATGTCACTTTTTCCAAAGAGGCGTTTATCCCGGATTTCTCAAAAGCTTCAACATTAGTCATCTTCGTGTCATTTATACTCGCTTACATGGGTGTTGAAGCTTCCGCGAGCCACGTCAATGAAATGACCAATCCAAAACGCGATTATCCGCTAGCAATGATTATGCTCGTTGTTTTAGCTATCGTGCTTAATACAATCGGCGGCTTAACTATCTCCGCTGTGTTACCTTTAAAAGATTTATCCCTTAGCTCCGGCGTTGTGCAAACATTCCAAGCATTAATTTTACACTTTGGTTCCGGCTTAGGTTGGGCAGTAAAACTAATCGCGATGATGATTGCGCTAGGTGTCATGGGTGAAGTCAGTGCCTGGGTAGTCGGCCCATCACGCGGCATGTACACTGCAGCCGAACAAGGCTTACTTCCCGAAAAAATGAAAAAAGTAAATAAACACGGAGTTCCTGTGCCACTTATTATGGTTCAAGGCGTCGTAGTTACCATTTGGGCAGCTATTCTCACATTTGGTGGTGGTGGAAATAATTTATCATTCCTAACTGCAATCTCCTTAACCGTTGTCATTTATTTAGTCGGCTATTTACTATTTTTCATCGGTTACTTAGTACTTATTTTCAAAAAATCGAGCTTAAAACGCACTTACCAAATCCCTGGTGGCAAAATTGTC
It encodes:
- the gadC gene encoding glutamate:gamma-aminobutyrate antiporter; translation: MTKQAKSLTLFGFFAITASMVMTVYEYPTFATSGFHLVFFLLLGGFLWFLPVALCAAEMATVDGWQEGGIFSWVGNTLGERFGFAAIFFQWFQITVGFVTMIYFILGALSYVFDFPALESNPFIKFIGVLVIFWGLTFSQLGGTKNTAKIAKFGFIIGILIPAIILFILGIAYVAGGNPLHVTFSKEAFIPDFSKASTLVIFVSFILAYMGVEASASHVNEMTNPKRDYPLAMIMLVVLAIVLNTIGGLTISAVLPLKDLSLSSGVVQTFQALILHFGSGLGWAVKLIAMMIALGVMGEVSAWVVGPSRGMYTAAEQGLLPEKMKKVNKHGVPVPLIMVQGVVVTIWAAILTFGGGGNNLSFLTAISLTVVIYLVGYLLFFIGYLVLIFKKSSLKRTYQIPGGKIVKVIVALIGLITSVFALCISFVPPASIAAKSDMTYIVILSISFIVTVLIPFIIYAVHDKKDTTPKDITHLDSSDINKFTHPRARGEHIINPDEKHIMNQDKL